A window of the Garra rufa chromosome 10, GarRuf1.0, whole genome shotgun sequence genome harbors these coding sequences:
- the wdr33 gene encoding pre-mRNA 3' end processing protein WDR33 isoform X4 gives MAADIGSPPRFFHMPRFQHQAPRQLFYKRPDFAQQQAMQQLTFDGKRMRKAVNRKTIDYNPSVIRHLENRLWQRDHRDFRAIQPDAGCYNDLVPPVGMLNNPMNAVTTKFVRTSTNKVKCPVFVVRWTPEGRRLVTGASSGEFTLWNGLTFNFETILQAHDSPVRAMTWSHNDMWMLTADHGGYVKYWQSNMNNVKMFQAHKEAIREASFSPTDNKFATCSDDGTVRIWDFLRCHEERILRGHGADVKCVDWHPTKGLVVSGSKDSQQPIKFWDPKTGQSLATLHAHKNTVMEVKWNLNGNWLLTASRDHLCKLFDIRNLKEELQVFRGHKKEATAVAWHPVHEGLFASGGSDGSLLFWHAGVEKEVGGMEMAHEGMIWSLAWHPLGHILCSGSNDHTSKFWTRNRPGDKMRDRYNLNLLPGMSEDGVEYDDIETNSVAAIPGMGIPEQLKAAMEQEQTGKEMVAEPEMSIPGLDWGMEEVMLKDQKKPPTKKVPYAKPIPAQFQQAWAENKVPALPPGEVPKERKDEKTVDGKKKTQAEIEQEMAALQYTNPMLLEQLKIERMAQLQEQGMPPPAGQSGPMPPFPGQGGLMPPPTQGFPQSMPPQQMPHNMPLMGPGGMTGPFIPPGQMAPPGPPIHQGPPPQGMMGPDMHGPPRHPGAHRNMGPQGPPGPPPGPRGMQGPPPTGMPPGSGGPPASMMGPPPRGQGPPQGGMIHQDIRGPGPHGNMMGPQGPMPGNMMGPPSRTHGNIQGMGNMHGMGPPPGGMHGPPNNMQGPIGNMQGPPGNMQGPPPYMQGKPPHMGDGNRGQFNQGQNPGPQSMMHGIGQQGPNGKDGPRGPSNHHMGPPQERQGPGQGSDGGQYWGDDGGYQEGWRRGPGGPGQEYSVGHRGISGGPWEGQERFASHDGEYMGHDRYDGYEDSGEEFDQRQRRPPHGDDSYRRTGPSGRGGMGGYQDEYGGDESFDSQEDMGQGWGGRGRPRGGPPRGGHESYRDGQRPDHNMHDSSSPASRERSSSLQGMDMASLPPRKRPWHDGPGTGDMDSPGAGPDDRGAGRPSPRDEGGYGPPSRGGRGGWGRGGPPNPGGPGPNVGPNSRRGAPRGVMRGGRGR, from the exons GCTATTCAGCCAGATGCAGGCTGCTACAACGAT CTTGTTCCTCCAGTTGGTATGCTTAATAACCCTATGAATGCTGTTACAACAAAGTTTGTCAGAACCTCCACCAACAAAGTCAAATGCCCTGTGTTTGTTGTGCGG TGGACTCCTGAAGGCAGGCGGCTTGTAACAGGTGCCTCCAGTGGGGAGTTTACTTTATGGAATGGGCTCACATTTAACTTCGAGACAATTTTGCAG GCTCATGATAGCCCTGTCAGGGCAATGACCTGGTCTCACAATGACATGTGGATGTTGACTGCTGACCATGGAGGTTATGTGAAGTACTGGCAGTCCAACATGAATAACGTCAAGATGTTCCAGGCTCACAAGGAGGCGATTAGAGAGGCCAG TTTCTCTCCTACGGATAATAAATTTGCCACTTGCTCTGATGATGGAACTGTGCGCATCTGGGACTTTCTGCGCTGTCATGAGGAAAGAATTCTGAGAG GTCATGGAGCAGATGTGAAGTGTGTCGATTGGCATCCCACAAAGGGCTTGGTGGTGTCCGGCAGCAAAGACAGCCAGCAACCTATCAAGTTTTGGGACCCAAAGACGGGACAAAGTTTGGCAACGCT ACATGCACATAAAAACACAGTCATGGAGGTGAAGTGGAACCTCAATGGTAACTGGCTATTGACGGCGTCACGTGACCATTTATGCAAACTGTTTGACATTCGCAACCTCAAAGAAGAGCTGCAGGTTTTTAGAGGACATAAGAAAGAAGCTACAG CTGTAGCTTGGCACCCAGTTCATGAAGGCCTGTTTGCCAGTGGAGGCTCTGATGGATCACTGCTATTTTGGCATGCAGG TGTGGAGAAAGAGGTGGGAGGAATGGAGATGGCTCATGAAGGAATGATCTGGAGTTTAGCCTGGCATCCACTGGGCCACATCTTGTGTTCTGGGTCTAACGACCATACCAG CAAATTTTGGACAAGGAATCGGCCGGGGGACAAGATGCGGGACAGATACAATCTGAACTTGTTGCCTGGAATGTCAGAAGATGGAGTGGAGTATG ATGACATAGAGACCAATAGTGTTGCAGCCATTCCTGGCATGGGGATCCCAGAACAACTAAAGGCTGCCATGGAACAAGAACAAACTG GCAAAGAGATGGTGGCAGAACCTGAGATGAGCATTCCAGGGTTGGACTGGGGAATGGAAGAGGTCATGCTGAAGGACCAAAAAAAGCCCCCAACTAAAAAGGTTCCTTATGCAAAGCCAATTCCAGCTCAGTTTCAACAG GCCTGGGCAGAGAATAAGGTTCCAGCGTTGCCTCCTGGAGAGGTTCCAAAGGAAAGGAAAGATGAGAAGACAGTAGATGGCAAGAAGAAGACACAAGCAGAAATTGAACAGGAAATGGCTGCCCTGCAGTACACAAACCCAATGTTGCTTGAG CAACTGAAGATTGAGCGAATGGCACAGTTACAAGAGCAGGGAATGCCTCCCCCTGCTGGACAGTCAGGGCCAATGCCACCCTTTCCAGGGCAGGGTGGTCTGATGCCCCCTCCAACACAAGGATTCCCTCAGTCCATGCCTCCACAACAAATGCCACACAATATGCCTCTAATGGGGCCAGGTGGAATGACTGGTCCTTTCATACCTCCAGGCCAAATGGCTCCACCAGGACCTCCTATACACCAGGGTCCCCCTCCTCAGGGCATGATGGGTCCAGACATGCATGGACCTCCACGTCATCCAGGTGCTCACAGGAACATGGGACCCCAGGGTCCTCCTGGCCCGCCACCTGGCCCTAGAGGCATGCAAGGACCTCCCCCAACAGGAATGCCCCCAGGTTCTGGTGGACCTCCAGCCAGTATGATGGGACCACCACCACGAGGACAGGGGCCACCACAGGGAGGTATGATACATCAGGACATAAGGGGGCCTGGGCCTCATGGAAACATGATGGGCCCTCAGGGACCCATGCCAGGGAATATGATGGGCCCTCCATCCAGGACTCATGGTAACATACAGGGCATGGGAAATATGCATGGAATGGGGCCTCCTCCAGGGGGTATGCATGGACCACCAAACAACATGCAAGGTCCAATAGGAAACATGCAAGGACCTCCAGGCAATATGCAGGGCCCTCCACCATATATGCAAGGCAAACCACCACACATGGGTGATGGAAACCGTGGACAGTTCAACCAG GGACAGAATCCTGGGCCTCAGTCAATGATGCATGGAATAGGACAGCAGGGTCCTAACGGGAAAG ATGGTCCTCGAGGACCATCTAACCACCACATGGGACCTCCACAGGAGCGTCAAGGCCCTGGTCAGGGCTCAGATGGAGGTCAGTACTGGGGTGATGATGGGGGTTATCAAGAGGGCTGGAGAAGAGGCCCTGGAGGTCCTGGGCAGGAATATTCTGTAGGTCACAGAGGAATCTCTGGAGGCCCATGGGAGGGCCAGGAAAGGTTTGCCTCACATGATGGAGAGTACATGGGACACGACAG GTATGATGGGTATGAGGATTCTGGTGAGGAGTTTGACCAGAGGCAGAGACGACCACCGCATGGAGATGACTC ATACCGGAGGACAGGCCCGAGTGGCCGTGGTGGAATGGGCGGCTACCAAGATGAGTATGGTGGAGATGAGAGCTTTGATTCTCAAGAAGACATGGGCCAAGGTTGGGGAGGAAGAGGAAGACCACGTGGTGGGCCACCAAGAGGAG GTCATGAGAGTTATCGGGATGGTCAGCGGCCAGACCACAATATGCATGACAGTTCTTCTCCAGCCAGTAGAGAGCGTTCCTCCTCTCTACAGGGCATGGATATGGCCTCACTGCCTCCACGCAAACGGCCTTGGCATGACGGACCAGGCACTGGTGACATGGACTCCCCTGGTGCAGGGCCTGATGACAGAGGAGCAG GTCGACCATCACCAAGAGACGAAGGTGGGTATGGACCTCCTTCACGGGGAGGAAGAGGTGGTTGGGGCCGTGGTGGGCCACCCAACCCAGGTGGTCCTGGTCCCAATGTGGGTCCAAATAGCAGGCGAGGGGCTCCACGTGGTGTTATGAGGGGAGGTCGCGGACGGTAG